A genomic region of Burkholderia humptydooensis contains the following coding sequences:
- a CDS encoding metal-dependent hydrolase yields the protein MRPQPERVIPVRRVRPRFDVVEGRLWFGGDRFRTALFNAYTLLLCDEFEFVAIARDYLPAIRDEHLRRQLKSWLGQEASHGVQHRKACDYLDRVGLRYRGFHKVENFLVFRFLFPLLGRKLRIALIAALEHLNTLMGEMCLRRPDYFARANRELGLLLSWHFAEEIEHRAVIHDVADAAGVGYVTRIAVGAFAFALYTGVLFATTFWFAVQSSDLLRPSTYAQWFRFMFVDERFAQFMLAYARAYLSPHFHPLKRDSDHFAEAVFRRLTPARTAAGG from the coding sequence ATGCGCCCACAGCCTGAAAGAGTCATTCCGGTTCGCCGGGTTCGACCGCGTTTCGACGTCGTCGAAGGCCGCCTGTGGTTCGGCGGCGATCGGTTCCGCACGGCGCTGTTCAACGCGTACACGCTGCTGCTGTGCGACGAATTCGAGTTCGTCGCCATCGCGCGCGATTACCTTCCCGCGATACGCGACGAGCATCTGCGGCGCCAACTCAAATCATGGCTGGGGCAGGAAGCCTCGCACGGAGTCCAGCACCGGAAGGCCTGCGATTATCTGGATCGTGTCGGCCTCCGGTACCGCGGCTTTCACAAGGTCGAGAACTTTCTCGTATTCCGGTTCCTGTTTCCGCTTCTCGGCCGGAAACTTCGCATCGCGTTGATCGCGGCGCTCGAGCATCTCAATACGCTGATGGGCGAGATGTGCCTGCGCCGGCCGGATTACTTCGCGCGGGCGAACCGCGAACTTGGCCTGCTGCTGAGCTGGCATTTCGCCGAGGAAATCGAACATCGCGCCGTGATCCATGACGTCGCGGACGCGGCCGGCGTGGGCTACGTCACCCGGATCGCCGTCGGCGCTTTCGCGTTCGCGCTCTATACCGGAGTGCTGTTCGCGACCACTTTCTGGTTCGCCGTCCAGTCTTCGGACTTGTTGCGGCCGTCCACGTATGCCCAGTGGTTTCGCTTCATGTTTGTCGACGAGCGCTTCGCACAGTTCATGCTTGCGTATGCTCGTGCATACCTGTCGCCGCATTTCCACCCGCTGAAGCGCGATTCCGACCATTTCGCCGAGGCGGTGTTCCGGCGCCTGACCCCGGCGAGAACGGCCGCAGGCGGATGA
- a CDS encoding acyl-CoA dehydrogenase family protein: MLAPQLDVIAPGRPVSRHADGPFELPPPEDATRDATSRWVDRFSSDLLDEVSNEAGQLDRAGATLRREVMIEAARRGLLGASLPRHVGGLGMSLLGWGHALERVGYLCDDASFALNISLFQSVANMLVASGNAGLIERYVAPVCTGERLVAFAYTEEADAFSMKSMLRAHRGDYVVNGAKVMVTAGAMADSYMTYVMNEATDDMAVVMIDRDAPGVHVQPIETMGLRASGLAAVRFDSVRVPKEQLLLAENGLDHVQNFLNPRRGILCCAPIGRMQRIVDECVKMLSETVRHGAPLTSMQLIQARLGRMQMKVHISKALVDPALDWLDQNAANNHLEEIVSAAKHEITEHAIAVALDSIRLTGARGYAHANQFERYLRDFCGLISGAGSQDVLEVNMGLLAVARAAGRTTG; the protein is encoded by the coding sequence ATGCTCGCCCCTCAATTGGACGTGATCGCGCCGGGCAGGCCTGTGTCGCGGCACGCGGACGGGCCCTTCGAGCTGCCGCCGCCCGAGGACGCGACGCGCGATGCGACGAGCCGCTGGGTCGACCGGTTCTCCAGCGATCTGCTCGACGAGGTGTCGAACGAGGCCGGACAACTGGACCGGGCCGGCGCGACGCTCCGGCGCGAGGTGATGATCGAGGCGGCGCGCCGCGGATTGCTCGGAGCGTCGTTGCCGCGTCACGTCGGCGGCCTCGGCATGTCGCTGCTGGGCTGGGGGCACGCGCTCGAGCGTGTGGGCTATCTGTGCGACGACGCGTCGTTTGCGTTGAACATCAGCCTGTTTCAGTCCGTGGCCAACATGCTCGTTGCGAGCGGCAACGCCGGGCTGATCGAGCGCTATGTTGCGCCCGTCTGCACCGGCGAGCGGCTCGTCGCGTTCGCCTACACGGAAGAGGCGGACGCGTTCAGCATGAAGAGCATGCTGCGCGCACATCGCGGCGACTACGTGGTGAACGGCGCCAAGGTCATGGTGACGGCCGGTGCGATGGCCGACAGCTACATGACGTATGTGATGAACGAAGCCACCGACGACATGGCGGTCGTCATGATCGACCGGGATGCGCCGGGCGTTCACGTGCAGCCGATCGAGACGATGGGCCTGCGCGCGAGCGGCCTTGCCGCGGTTCGCTTCGATTCCGTGCGCGTGCCCAAGGAACAGTTGCTGCTCGCGGAGAACGGCCTGGACCACGTGCAGAATTTTCTGAATCCGCGCCGCGGCATTCTGTGTTGCGCGCCGATCGGGCGCATGCAGCGTATCGTGGACGAGTGCGTGAAGATGTTGTCGGAGACTGTCCGGCACGGCGCGCCGCTGACGAGCATGCAACTGATACAGGCCCGGCTCGGCCGGATGCAGATGAAGGTCCACATTTCGAAGGCGCTCGTCGATCCCGCGCTGGACTGGCTGGACCAGAACGCGGCGAACAATCATCTCGAGGAGATCGTGTCGGCGGCCAAGCACGAGATCACCGAGCATGCGATTGCCGTCGCGCTCGACTCCATTCGGCTCACCGGCGCGCGCGGCTATGCGCATGCGAATCAGTTCGAGCGTTATCTTCGCGATTTCTGCGGATTGATCTCCGGCGCCGGTTCGCAGGACGTGCTGGAGGTCAACATGGGCTTACTTGCGGTTGCCCGCGCGGCGGGCCGGACGACGGGATGA
- a CDS encoding SAM-dependent methyltransferase, producing the protein MASPRVELIDDHWGAIESAITIDSPALSDDALMGLDTFSHIEVIYHLNQVPSQEIERGARHPRGRADWPKVGILAQRAKGRPNLIGVSRCQLLSVEGRTLRVRGLDAVDGTPVLDIKPYLEEFGPIGRVSQPAWSHEVMKDYYILQPSE; encoded by the coding sequence GTGGCGTCGCCGCGTGTCGAGTTGATCGACGATCACTGGGGGGCGATCGAGTCGGCGATCACGATCGATTCGCCTGCGCTGTCGGACGACGCGCTGATGGGGCTCGATACGTTCAGTCACATCGAGGTGATCTATCACTTGAATCAGGTGCCTTCGCAAGAGATCGAGCGGGGCGCGCGGCATCCGCGCGGGCGCGCCGATTGGCCGAAGGTCGGGATTCTCGCGCAACGCGCGAAAGGGCGCCCGAACCTGATCGGCGTGTCCCGCTGCCAGTTGCTGTCGGTCGAAGGCCGCACCTTGCGCGTGAGGGGGCTCGATGCCGTCGACGGCACCCCCGTGCTGGACATCAAGCCGTACCTGGAGGAGTTCGGACCGATCGGAAGGGTCAGCCAGCCTGCCTGGAGCCACGAGGTCATGAAGGACTACTACATCCTGCAACCTTCCGAGTGA
- the moeB gene encoding molybdopterin-synthase adenylyltransferase MoeB, with amino-acid sequence MLSNNEIKRYSRHLIMPEIGMDGQRRLKAASVLCVGTGGLGSPLATYLAAAGVGRLGLVDSDVVDVSNLQRQILHHTCDVGRRKVISAKEKLNAQNPEIEIVVHDAMLTPDNALDICAGYDIIADGSDNFPTRYLINDACVLLDKPNVHASIFRFDGQATVFHAKHGPCYRCLFAEAPLPGEVPNCAEGGVLGVLPGLLGVVQATEVIKLILGIGTPLIGRLLTFDALSMRTHELRLAKDPDCPICGARPIIRDLVREQAAQPACGMPLPETAEIGAAELQSMLSDPSIKLTLLDVRDPNEWEICRIEGAKHIPMSVLSGRLHEVDPAADIIVYCLAGKRSSTAAALLRQAGFGNVRSLSGGIRAWAACVDPAMPIY; translated from the coding sequence ATGCTGTCCAATAATGAGATCAAGCGCTACAGCAGGCACCTCATCATGCCCGAGATAGGAATGGATGGGCAGCGCCGCTTGAAGGCGGCCAGCGTACTGTGCGTCGGCACGGGCGGTCTGGGATCGCCGCTCGCCACTTATCTGGCGGCGGCGGGAGTCGGACGTCTCGGTCTTGTCGACAGCGACGTCGTAGACGTCAGCAACCTGCAGCGACAGATCCTCCATCACACGTGCGACGTCGGCCGCAGAAAAGTGATATCGGCGAAGGAGAAGCTGAACGCGCAGAACCCTGAAATCGAGATTGTCGTTCACGACGCGATGCTGACGCCCGACAACGCGCTGGACATCTGCGCCGGCTACGACATCATCGCCGACGGCAGCGACAACTTCCCCACGCGCTACCTGATCAACGACGCCTGCGTCCTGCTCGACAAGCCGAACGTCCATGCGAGCATTTTCCGGTTCGACGGGCAGGCGACGGTATTCCACGCGAAGCACGGCCCTTGCTATCGATGCCTGTTCGCCGAGGCGCCCCTTCCCGGCGAAGTCCCCAACTGCGCCGAGGGCGGGGTGCTCGGCGTGCTGCCCGGCCTGCTCGGCGTCGTTCAGGCAACGGAGGTCATCAAGCTGATCCTGGGCATCGGAACGCCGCTCATCGGAAGACTGCTGACGTTCGACGCGCTGAGCATGCGCACGCACGAACTGCGGCTCGCCAAGGATCCGGATTGCCCGATCTGCGGCGCCCGCCCCATCATTCGCGACCTGGTGCGCGAGCAGGCCGCTCAGCCCGCTTGCGGAATGCCGCTTCCCGAGACCGCAGAAATCGGGGCGGCGGAATTGCAATCGATGCTGAGCGATCCGTCGATCAAATTGACGCTGCTCGACGTGCGCGATCCGAACGAGTGGGAAATCTGCCGGATCGAAGGCGCAAAGCACATCCCGATGAGTGTTCTGAGCGGGCGCCTGCACGAGGTCGATCCCGCCGCGGACATCATCGTCTATTGCCTTGCGGGCAAGCGCAGCAGCACGGCCGCCGCGCTCCTGCGCCAGGCCGGCTTCGGGAACGTGCGAAGCCTGTCGGGCGGCATCCGCGCCTGGGCGGCTTGCGTCGATCCCGCGATGCCGATTTATTGA
- a CDS encoding peroxiredoxin: MQSHQSTSVGSRDIAPHAQDLPQAQAVLQAGDAVPDFSLPASRAGRPLNYALKDALRKGAVVVYFYPSAFTSGCNTQAHAFARDIDQFAAAGASIVGVSLDSIERLHAFSADPQYCGGKFPVASDAQGRVARAFGLAVEPAPPGKTDTRGDPNDHDRVPRTTFVIAPHGKVAATIAGASAVEHAEQALAWVRRLSADNTNAR; this comes from the coding sequence ATGCAGAGCCATCAATCCACCTCGGTGGGATCTCGCGATATCGCTCCCCATGCACAGGATCTCCCGCAGGCGCAGGCCGTCCTGCAAGCGGGAGACGCCGTTCCCGACTTCTCCCTGCCTGCCTCCCGGGCAGGCCGCCCGCTGAACTACGCGCTGAAGGACGCGCTGCGCAAAGGCGCCGTAGTGGTCTATTTCTACCCATCCGCCTTCACGAGCGGATGTAACACCCAGGCGCACGCGTTCGCCCGCGACATCGACCAGTTCGCCGCCGCGGGCGCCTCGATCGTCGGCGTGTCGCTCGACAGCATCGAACGACTGCATGCGTTCTCGGCCGATCCCCAGTACTGCGGCGGCAAGTTTCCTGTCGCGTCAGATGCACAAGGCCGGGTGGCCCGCGCTTTCGGCCTGGCCGTCGAGCCCGCCCCTCCCGGCAAAACCGACACGCGCGGCGATCCCAACGACCATGACCGAGTGCCGCGCACGACGTTCGTCATCGCCCCGCACGGCAAGGTGGCCGCCACGATCGCGGGCGCGAGTGCGGTCGAGCATGCGGAACAGGCGCTCGCGTGGGTTCGACGCTTGTCGGCGGACAACACGAATGCGCGCTGA
- a CDS encoding coproporphyrinogen-III oxidase family protein: MNVRACDFPETIEYEPNLGALLDRHPELQIERDDYNINVTANYGERLEPDALFERYKQHPGQGKPAHLYYHFPLCEYICHFCNYVKQLASPTSRGAQLDRWTDALIKESTLYARQVPWVTGALIESFYIGGGTAAVLTPAHLKRILDHVRSTFHVTPECELNIEGNPDNFCDIDKVRALGDIGFNRFSVGVQSFTPEVNQFTNRGHTPDMSRQAILNLRSTGFPFNVDMMFGLPHQTPETVSEDLRTLVELEVPTITIYRLRNADRQSMGIGNRAVWNVPKVRNRLVEQGLFPTLGATYEMRERAVEHLVRNGYQPSPCGWWSLPGTYREGNIPRVSRNKWQRFDTMLAFGPGAYGWLAGANRSVIQTHNSSDISGYLHHMESSDTPPLAFGRLLTGNQAVGTALGFAYKSRQPIEIDRFRREYGVDLVEDEPFKTVFSELLSKGLIRSTDNGNAFLPTLNGEALHEEIISVYLHERIGSFTTAVCNKVA, encoded by the coding sequence ATGAACGTCAGAGCGTGTGACTTTCCGGAGACGATCGAATACGAGCCCAATCTGGGCGCGCTTCTCGACCGGCACCCGGAACTGCAGATCGAACGGGACGACTACAACATCAACGTCACCGCGAACTACGGTGAGCGCCTCGAGCCCGATGCGCTGTTCGAGCGCTACAAGCAACATCCCGGGCAGGGCAAACCCGCGCATCTGTACTATCACTTTCCGCTGTGCGAATACATCTGTCACTTCTGCAACTACGTCAAGCAGCTCGCCTCGCCGACATCGCGCGGCGCCCAGCTCGATCGCTGGACGGATGCGTTGATCAAGGAGTCCACGCTGTACGCCCGGCAGGTTCCGTGGGTCACCGGCGCGCTGATCGAATCCTTCTATATCGGCGGCGGCACGGCCGCTGTCCTCACTCCGGCGCATCTGAAGCGCATTCTCGATCACGTCCGGTCGACGTTCCACGTGACGCCGGAATGCGAGCTGAACATCGAAGGCAATCCGGACAATTTCTGCGACATCGACAAGGTCCGAGCGCTCGGCGACATCGGGTTCAACCGCTTCAGCGTCGGCGTGCAATCCTTCACGCCGGAGGTGAACCAGTTCACCAATCGCGGCCATACGCCGGACATGTCGCGCCAGGCGATCCTCAACCTGCGCAGTACCGGCTTCCCATTCAACGTCGACATGATGTTCGGCCTTCCGCATCAGACGCCCGAAACGGTCTCCGAGGATCTGCGCACGCTCGTCGAACTCGAGGTCCCGACCATCACGATCTATCGGCTGCGCAACGCGGATCGGCAGTCAATGGGGATCGGCAACCGGGCAGTGTGGAACGTGCCCAAGGTTCGCAACCGGCTCGTCGAGCAAGGCCTGTTTCCGACGCTGGGCGCGACTTACGAGATGCGCGAGCGCGCGGTCGAGCATCTCGTGCGAAACGGCTATCAACCGAGCCCATGCGGATGGTGGAGCCTGCCCGGCACGTATCGCGAAGGCAACATTCCTCGCGTGTCCCGCAACAAGTGGCAGCGCTTCGATACCATGCTGGCGTTCGGCCCCGGCGCATACGGCTGGCTCGCGGGCGCCAACCGGAGCGTGATCCAGACGCACAACAGCTCAGACATCAGCGGCTACCTCCATCACATGGAATCGAGCGACACGCCGCCGCTCGCCTTCGGGCGTCTGCTTACCGGCAATCAGGCCGTCGGCACCGCGCTCGGTTTCGCGTACAAATCCCGTCAGCCGATCGAGATCGACCGCTTCAGGCGCGAATACGGCGTGGATCTCGTCGAGGACGAGCCTTTCAAGACCGTCTTCTCGGAACTCCTGTCCAAGGGCCTGATCCGGTCGACCGACAACGGCAACGCATTCCTGCCCACATTGAACGGAGAAGCGCTGCACGAAGAAATCATCTCGGTGTACCTGCACGAGCGCATCGGTTCGTTCACCACCGCGGTCTGCAACAAGGTGGCCTGA
- a CDS encoding MDR family MFS transporter, translating into MVVIGLGTLDQSIVATALPRIMSDLGDIAKSSWIVTAYVLSSTTSMPLYGKLSDQFGRKRMIFIAVVVFLVGSLLCGLSQSLTELIAARVVQGLGAGAFLPLSQTIIADLIPPAQRGHKQGGIAAVFAATSVMGPLLGGVITDALSWHWIFLINLPVGGAALYNIVRKLRPGRPGGAQRIDYLGSLLMTAAVTAFLLVLSLGGSAWPWHSPQVYGSAGAGLVLTAALLVHLRRTAAPILPPNLFDNTVFNIACIVMSLTFMGLFGATLFLPLFSQLVSGTGATESGLLMVPLMLGAVISSVMGGRILARIGRYKPTQMAGLSIAIVAFALLAWSISTRLSYWFIEPCVFMLGIGLGLVMPNMTVAVQNALPVAQRGVGTAMLTFFRSLGGLVGIAGSSAIIASQLPATEAAARTALAGHHLSGPIHQAAGGLADIYRSSIAETFAVGSAIVALALVVLLRLPELALVDRDDAPPDAQGAPAHD; encoded by the coding sequence ATGGTGGTCATCGGCCTCGGCACGCTCGATCAGAGCATCGTCGCAACCGCGCTGCCGCGCATCATGTCCGATCTCGGCGACATCGCCAAGAGCTCGTGGATCGTGACCGCCTACGTGCTGTCCTCCACCACGTCGATGCCGCTTTACGGGAAGCTCAGCGACCAGTTCGGCCGCAAGCGGATGATCTTCATCGCGGTGGTGGTGTTCCTCGTCGGCTCGCTGCTGTGCGGCCTATCGCAAAGCCTGACGGAGCTGATCGCGGCGCGCGTGGTGCAGGGCCTGGGCGCGGGGGCTTTCCTGCCATTGAGCCAGACGATCATCGCCGATCTGATTCCGCCCGCACAGCGCGGGCACAAGCAAGGCGGCATCGCTGCGGTTTTCGCCGCGACGAGCGTGATGGGCCCGCTGCTGGGGGGCGTGATCACCGATGCATTGTCGTGGCACTGGATTTTCCTGATCAATCTCCCGGTAGGCGGCGCGGCGCTGTACAACATCGTCCGCAAGCTGCGCCCCGGGCGGCCCGGCGGCGCGCAGCGAATCGATTACCTGGGATCGCTGCTGATGACGGCGGCCGTCACGGCGTTTCTGCTGGTGCTCTCGCTGGGCGGCTCCGCATGGCCGTGGCACTCGCCGCAGGTCTATGGCAGCGCGGGTGCCGGCCTGGTCTTGACCGCGGCACTGCTTGTCCACCTGCGGCGCACAGCGGCGCCGATCCTGCCCCCGAACCTGTTCGACAACACGGTGTTCAACATCGCGTGCATCGTGATGTCGCTGACATTCATGGGCCTGTTCGGGGCGACACTGTTCCTGCCGCTGTTTTCGCAGCTCGTCAGCGGGACGGGAGCGACCGAATCGGGCCTGCTGATGGTGCCGCTGATGCTGGGCGCGGTCATCTCGTCGGTGATGGGCGGCCGCATCCTGGCGCGCATAGGCCGCTACAAGCCCACGCAAATGGCGGGACTGTCGATCGCCATCGTGGCGTTCGCGCTGCTCGCCTGGTCCATCTCGACCCGCCTCAGCTACTGGTTCATCGAGCCCTGCGTCTTCATGCTCGGAATCGGACTGGGTCTCGTCATGCCGAACATGACAGTCGCGGTCCAGAACGCGCTGCCGGTCGCGCAGCGCGGCGTCGGCACCGCGATGCTGACATTCTTTCGCTCGCTGGGCGGGCTGGTCGGGATTGCCGGATCGAGCGCGATCATCGCGAGTCAGTTGCCAGCCACCGAAGCCGCGGCGCGCACGGCGCTCGCTGGGCATCATCTAAGCGGCCCGATCCACCAGGCGGCCGGCGGCCTGGCGGACATCTACCGCAGTTCGATCGCCGAAACGTTCGCGGTCGGCTCGGCGATCGTCGCGCTCGCCCTTGTCGTGCTGTTACGGCTGCCCGAGCTTGCGCTCGTGGATCGGGACGACGCGCCGCCTGACGCCCAGGGAGCGCCCGCACATGATTGA
- a CDS encoding MoaD/ThiS family protein yields MNIVLSGVLQKYAQYQREHSLAAETVQEAIQLLVGRFPAMGNVLLDSAGHPRKVHRMFLNGHQISPEQVGQCVKQEDRLEILTAIAGG; encoded by the coding sequence ATGAATATCGTATTGTCAGGCGTGCTGCAGAAATACGCGCAATATCAGCGTGAGCACTCGCTGGCCGCGGAAACGGTTCAGGAGGCCATCCAGTTGCTGGTGGGACGCTTCCCCGCGATGGGCAACGTGCTGCTGGATTCGGCCGGTCATCCTCGCAAGGTGCACCGCATGTTTCTGAACGGCCATCAGATTTCGCCCGAACAAGTCGGCCAATGCGTGAAGCAGGAGGACAGGCTGGAGATTCTGACCGCGATCGCGGGAGGTTGA
- a CDS encoding redoxin domain-containing protein: protein MIVTTSNEPRIRRHSPFVAAVRTPLAGVWVGIRFLLIPLLWLHYRTGSRMDWAFSVDAFMKRSLYPLTETPDDVLKRDLELPASVQGRHDIAEPADGETDAVSPPRSGNGWARLGHHPIDLARFANGRPLLLILYRGSWCPYSRLHLADLSTVARRLETLGVAVLAVSARRHDDWWRAKGISLAFAADPDGNLFQAMGVRIAPPLSHRVWGMLLPHESGFLFDRNGNLVAADVRRLNPTKTRQTFLSATRWLALAHELADAERIARQNF, encoded by the coding sequence ATGATCGTGACAACATCCAACGAACCGCGCATTCGCCGTCACTCCCCGTTCGTCGCCGCGGTGCGGACTCCGCTTGCCGGCGTGTGGGTCGGCATCCGTTTTCTGCTCATTCCGTTGCTCTGGCTGCACTACCGCACGGGCAGCCGGATGGATTGGGCGTTTTCGGTGGACGCCTTCATGAAGCGATCGCTGTATCCGCTCACCGAGACACCGGACGATGTGCTGAAGCGCGACCTGGAACTTCCCGCATCCGTCCAAGGCCGGCACGACATCGCCGAGCCAGCCGACGGCGAAACCGATGCGGTTTCTCCTCCGCGCTCCGGGAACGGATGGGCGCGCCTCGGCCATCATCCGATCGATCTCGCGCGATTCGCGAACGGCCGGCCGCTGCTGCTCATTCTGTATCGAGGCAGTTGGTGTCCCTACTCCAGGCTTCATCTCGCCGATCTCTCAACGGTGGCCCGTCGCCTGGAAACCCTCGGCGTTGCCGTTCTGGCCGTCAGCGCCCGCCGTCACGACGACTGGTGGCGCGCAAAGGGCATCTCGCTCGCATTCGCCGCGGATCCGGACGGCAACTTGTTTCAAGCGATGGGCGTTCGCATCGCCCCGCCGCTGTCGCATCGCGTGTGGGGCATGCTGCTGCCGCACGAGAGCGGCTTCCTGTTCGACCGGAACGGGAATCTCGTGGCTGCGGACGTGCGGCGACTCAATCCGACGAAAACCAGGCAGACGTTCCTCTCGGCGACACGATGGCTCGCGCTCGCGCACGAGCTCGCCGACGCGGAGCGGATTGCGCGGCAGAACTTCTGA
- a CDS encoding class I SAM-dependent methyltransferase codes for MSSTHASARFDAIADNYASSEVHETSPSLTMLRSLSNGRTDLDVCDVACAAGHSAFAFLGRAKLMCGVDPSPNMLRNFVALGQARGAPVRAVEAYAESMPLPDRGFDFVVCRLAAHHFHDIARALAEFRRILRPDGSVVIIDLQGDDDPECDGVNHQLEVLHDPTHIRSYTIARWRELLENAGLRVETLERDLTERPGGVGLARWCDIANSGDAAHAAMVALLDGTPQATLDAIGVRRDDRGYTVPVRTCFIEAQAR; via the coding sequence ATGTCGTCTACGCACGCGAGCGCAAGATTCGACGCGATTGCTGACAACTACGCGAGCAGCGAGGTTCACGAGACCAGTCCTTCTCTCACGATGCTGCGTTCGCTCAGCAACGGGCGGACGGACCTGGACGTCTGCGACGTCGCGTGCGCCGCCGGACATTCGGCGTTCGCGTTTCTGGGACGCGCGAAATTGATGTGCGGCGTCGATCCGTCGCCCAACATGCTGCGCAACTTCGTCGCGCTGGGTCAGGCCAGAGGGGCGCCAGTCCGCGCGGTCGAGGCGTATGCCGAATCGATGCCGCTGCCCGATCGGGGCTTCGACTTCGTGGTTTGCCGGTTGGCCGCGCATCACTTCCACGACATTGCTCGGGCCCTCGCCGAATTCCGGCGCATTCTCCGGCCCGACGGCAGCGTCGTCATCATCGATCTGCAAGGCGACGACGATCCCGAATGCGACGGCGTGAACCATCAGTTGGAGGTGCTCCACGATCCGACCCACATCCGCAGCTATACCATTGCGCGCTGGCGCGAACTGCTCGAGAACGCGGGGCTGCGCGTCGAGACGCTGGAGCGCGACCTCACCGAGCGCCCGGGCGGGGTCGGTCTCGCGCGCTGGTGCGATATCGCCAACTCCGGCGACGCCGCGCACGCGGCGATGGTCGCGCTGCTCGACGGGACGCCCCAGGCGACGCTCGACGCGATCGGCGTGCGCCGTGACGACCGGGGCTACACGGTGCCCGTCCGGACCTGCTTCATCGAAGCACAAGCTCGATAA
- a CDS encoding alpha/beta hydrolase family esterase, giving the protein MARARARARRRGADCAAELLNRPRSSIDMHPTTVVLGTLASLLAGVCAFTLRRSRMRSPDRQPAPPARLESLCVGDTVRTFLHVTPPSLPPNAPLVIVFHGGSGTPEQIRKYTAFEFDALADANGFALAYPRGVGGNWNTCQKGRKNAATRRNVDDVSFTREIIAWFESVYGIDRSSVFVVGFSNGGHMCFRLALEMTDDLAGFAAISANRPAPADCRHAGRRVAVPMMTISGTADPINPYRGGELSPYGLRALGPVLSAEETARSFARPDAEHHRDEASDLFPRDRKTHAVRDAWGDENVLITIHGGGHTIPQPRYAFPRLFGRTSTAVDAPLEIWRFFRTIAANRARGRAEAKVDAVRLTREKPSPRPRGAANRYRPSHRTSRCVELAQR; this is encoded by the coding sequence ATGGCTCGCGCTCGCGCACGAGCTCGCCGACGCGGAGCGGATTGCGCGGCAGAACTTCTGAACCGGCCACGATCGTCCATCGACATGCATCCGACCACCGTCGTCTTGGGTACGCTTGCGAGCTTGCTCGCAGGCGTCTGCGCATTCACCCTCCGCAGAAGCCGGATGCGTTCGCCGGACCGACAGCCGGCGCCGCCGGCGCGCCTCGAATCGCTGTGCGTCGGCGACACGGTCCGCACATTCCTGCATGTCACGCCGCCGTCCCTGCCTCCGAATGCGCCGCTCGTCATCGTCTTTCACGGCGGCTCCGGTACGCCGGAACAGATCCGGAAATACACGGCGTTCGAATTCGACGCGCTAGCCGACGCGAACGGCTTTGCGCTCGCCTATCCGCGCGGCGTCGGCGGCAACTGGAATACCTGCCAGAAAGGGCGCAAGAACGCGGCGACGCGACGCAACGTCGACGATGTCAGCTTCACGCGAGAAATAATCGCATGGTTTGAATCCGTTTATGGGATCGATCGATCCAGCGTCTTCGTTGTCGGATTTTCGAACGGCGGGCACATGTGCTTTCGCCTCGCGCTCGAGATGACGGACGACCTCGCCGGCTTTGCCGCGATTTCGGCCAATCGGCCCGCGCCGGCCGATTGCAGACACGCTGGCAGGCGCGTGGCGGTGCCGATGATGACGATCAGCGGCACGGCAGATCCGATCAATCCGTACCGAGGCGGCGAACTCTCGCCATACGGCCTGCGTGCGCTCGGTCCAGTACTGTCCGCCGAGGAGACCGCGCGCTCGTTCGCCCGCCCCGACGCCGAGCACCATCGCGACGAAGCGAGCGACCTATTTCCCCGGGATCGCAAGACCCACGCGGTGCGAGATGCATGGGGCGACGAGAACGTGCTGATCACGATTCACGGCGGCGGACACACGATTCCCCAGCCGCGCTACGCGTTCCCGCGCCTGTTCGGCAGAACCAGCACCGCGGTCGACGCGCCGCTTGAAATCTGGCGCTTCTTCCGCACGATCGCGGCGAACCGCGCGCGCGGCCGCGCCGAAGCAAAGGTCGATGCAGTCAGGCTGACCCGCGAGAAACCGTCGCCACGGCCTCGCGGGGCAGCGAACCGGTACCGGCCGTCGCATCGAACGTCCCGGTGCGTGGAGCTGGCTCAACGCTAA